Part of the Myxococcus fulvus genome, CGGGCGCATCATCCCCACCACGTCGACAATCTGGAAGTGGCCCTGCTTGCTCGCCTTGATGGGCTTCTGCCCGGTGAGCATCACCATGGGCATGGCACCCAACTGCGCGTACGCGGCGGGCGTGACGAGGTTGGTGGCGCCCGGCCCCAGCGTCGCCAGGGTGACGCCCGCCTTGCCGGTCAGCCGCCCCCACGTCGCCGCCATGAAGCCGGCCGCCTGCTCGTGGCGGGTGAGCACCAGCTTCAGGCTGGAGCCCCGCATCGACTCCAAGAGGTCCAGATTCTCCTCGCCGGGCAGCCCGAAGACGTAACGCACGCCCTCGGCCTCCAGCGCTTTGACGAACAGGTCCGATGCCTTCATCTCGCGGTCCTTCCTTCCGGTGACACCGAAGTTCTACGGACCGGGGCCGATTCGTACATTCGTTTGTTCACATCGCTTCGATAGGCACCATCTATGATGGGGCTCATGGAACTCCGACACCTGCGCTACTTCACCGCCGTGGCCGACACGCTGCACTTCGGCCGGGCCGCGCGGCGGGTCCACGTCTCGCAGCCCACGCTGTCGCAGCAGATCCGCCAGCTGGAGGAGGAGCTGGAGACGCCCCTCTTCGAGCGCTCTCGCGCGGGCGTGCGGCTGACGCAGGCCGGAGAGCTGTTCCGCAGCTACGCTTCGCGCGCGTTGGAGGACGTGGACGCGGGACGGATGGCGGTGGGCGCGCTGCGAGGACTGGCCACGGGCGCGCTGCGCGTGGGTTATCCGCCCAGCATGCGCGGGCTCGTCGTCCCCGCGCTCGCCGCCGTCCTGCGCCGTCACCCTGGCCTTGCGCTCAGCGCGGAAGAGCTGGTGGTGCGCAGGATGGAGCGGCGCCTGACGGACGGAAAGCTGGACGTGGGGCTGGGCTACGCGCCTGCGCGCGCACCGGACCTGGACACGGAGCCGGTGTTCGACAGCCGGCTCGCGCTCGTCGTCGCGCGAGGCCATGTGCTCGCGGGCGCGGAGACGGTGGGTGTGAAGCAGCTCACGAACGAGCCGTTCGCCCTGCTCTCCCCGGGCCTGCGGGTGCGCTCGCGCGTGGACGCGTACTTCGCCACGCTGAAGCTGTCCCCGCGCATCGCGCTGGAGTCCAACGCCGTGGGCACGGTGCTCGCCATCGTCCGCGCGGGGCTCGCCGTCACGGTGCTGCCCGAGCCGCGCCTGGCCGACGTGGAGCGACTGGTCGTCAAGCGGCTGTCCCCGGCGCCGCGCTCCGAGCTGGCCGCCCTCCTCTGGCGCAAGGGTGCGCCCCGAGCCCCCGCCGCCGAGCTGTTCGCCGCCGAGGTCCGCGCCCGCGCCAAGGAGTCCGGAAGCTGACCCACTTCACGCGCGAGCCTCATTCACAACCAGATGGTTGACTGTCCCGGCTCCATCGCTATCCTCAACGAAATGGTTGAACGTCGAGCGGACAGGCCGCTTCGACGACGTTGTCCCCTCTTGGAGGAACCGATGCGCATCTCGATGAATAGCGTGTTCGTCGACGACCAGGCCAAGGCCCAGAAGTTCTACACGGAGAAGCTGGGCTTCGTGACGAAGGTGGACGTGCCCGCGGGTGGAGCGCGCTGGCTGACGGTGGTGTCGCCGGACGACCCGAACGGCACGGAGCTGCTACTGGAGCCCAACGGGCACCCGGCGGCGACGGCCTACCAGAAGGCCATCTTCGCGGATGGCATCCCGGCCACGGCCTTCACGTCGACGAACATCCACGAGGAATATGAGCGCCTGAAGGCGCGCGGCGTGGTGTTCACGAAGGAGCCCACCCAGTTCGGGCCCGCCATCATCGCCACGTTCGAGGACACCTGCGGCAATCTCATCCAGATGCTCCAGGTCGTGGGACAGCCCTGACGAAGCGGCGGAGCCCGAGGCGAGTGATGGACCTCGGGCCTCCTCACGGTGCGGAGACACCTCACGGCCGCCCGCGAACACGAAGCCCATGCCAGAGTGCCCTGGATGCCGCGCACCGCCGCCCTCCTGCTCCTTTTGTCGACCCTCGCCTGCCACCACTCCCCCGACCACTCGCGCCCCCCTCGCGGCCAGGACCGGTTGACCCGGCTGCTCGAGGGCCCGCTCGACGCGGACTCGATTCGAGCGGTCATCCAGGAGAACCGCGAGGAGATTCGCCAGTGCTACTGGTGGGTCTGGGGCACACGGCCGCTGCGGTACGGGAAGACCACCATCCGCTTCGTCATCGCGGCCGATGGATACGTCTCCGAGGCCAAGGTCGAGAAGACGACCCTGTACGAATCGGAGATGGAGGACTGCATCGTCGGCCAGGTCCGGACCTGGCGGTTTCCGAAGCCCTCCACGAAGCTCGGAAAGGTCGTCGTGAGCTACCCCTTCATCTTCAAGCAACCCTCCTGAACCGGCCCGCATCGCGCCGCTGTCAGGTTTCGCGCGCCCCACCGTCCCGCGCCCCATGCCTCCTGCCCACACCCCCGTGTTGAGTGCGCCCCAGTTGCAACAGTTCATCGAGCAGGGCTTCGTCCGGCTCGATGACGCCTTCCCGAAGGAGGTCGCCGCCGAGGCGCGCGCCATCCTCTGGAAGGACACCGGCTGTTCACCCGACGACCCTTCGAGCTGGACACGCCCCGTCGTCCGGCTCGGCGAGTACACGCAGGACGTCTTCCGGACGGCCGCGAACACGCCGAGGCTGAAGGCCGCGTACGACCAGCTCGTCGGCGTCGAGCGCTGGTGGCCCAGGATGAGCCTGGGCTCCTTCCCGGTCCGCTTCCCCAGCGCCGAGAACCCCGGTGACGACGGCTGGCACGTCGACGTCAGCTTCCCTCCACCGGGTGGCACCGACTCCTTCTTCGAGTGGCGCAGCAACGTCTCCACCCAGGGGCGCGCGCTCCTGATGCTCTTCTTGTTCTCCGACGTCGGAGAGAACGACGCGCCCACGCGCATCCGCATCGGCTCGCATCACGACGTCGCGCGGATGCTGGCTCCCGCCGGAGACGCGGGCCTGTCCTTCATGGAGCTGGCCCAGCGGATGGACGCCACCGCGTCACGGCCGGAGGCGCTGGCCACGGGCGACGCGGGGACCGTCTATCTCTGCCACCCGTTCATCGCCCATGCCGCGCAGCCGCACCGGGGCACCCGCCCCCGCTTCATGGCGCAGCCTCCGCTCTTCCCTCGCAAGCCGTTCAATCTGGAGCAGGACGACTGTCCCCTGGTGGTCGCCATCCGTCAGGCGCTCGCGACGACGAAGGCCTGAGCGCACCTTCGAACAGGGAGCGTGGAGAGGCCCCCCGCGGACCTTCTCCACGCTCCCCTCGAATTCCCGACCAGGAGCGGTCAGCCGTCCCCGGGGCCGCGCAGGGGGTGTGGGGAAGCAAGCGCGGTATCGGGGCACATCACCCCCTCGACACGCCCCGGCGCGAAGTGGCGCATTCGCGCCTCACTTTTCCCCAGGGACCCGGGCACACCGGCGCTCAAGACGGCGTCGCGTCGCGCATCACCGAGCGGATGCTCAGGTCCAGCTGGCTCTGGAGCACCCGCAGCAGGCTGGTGAGCCCCTCGGAGTTCTCGCCCAACCGGGCCGCGAGGCGGTCGCGTACGTCCTGCCGCAGCCGCTCACGGAACTGCGCCAGCCACCGCTTCACCGTGGAGCGGTCCACCTGGTACGCACGGGCGATCTGCGCCGTGCCCATCCCCTCCACCAGGTGCAGCCGCAGCAGCGTCCGCCCCCGGGGCTCCAGCGCGCCGAGCGCATCCTGGAACGCCACCGCGAAGTCCTCGCGGTAGCGCTCCTGGATGAAGCGCCGGTCCATGTCCACGTCCGGGACGCTCGTCTCCGCGAGCTTGGAATCATCCAGGTCGAGCGAAATCTTCCGCTCTCGCATCAGATTGAGCGCGGTGCGCAGGGCGGCCACGCGGAGCCACGCCAGCAACGAGCCCTGTCCCTCGTAGTCGGCGATGCGCGGCGCGCGCTCTCCGCTGGGAAGGAAGAGCTTCACGCGCAGCAACTGGAGCGCCTCGTCCGCCACGGTGGCCTCCAGGCCCCTGTGCAGCAGCGCCTTGCGGAGCGAGGGGATGAAGCGCGACTCGAACTCGGTCAGGGCACTGGCGTCCTGCCGCGCACAGGCGCGCGCGAAGGCCATGTCCTCTTCATGCTCGGAGCCACTCATCGTCTTGACCGCCCACGTCGGTTATCTTCGCCACGGTCATGGAATGCATCGAGACACGACGACTCTTCGCCTTCGCACTGGGTGAGCTGGACGTCGAAGCGACGCATCAGGTGGAGCAGCATCTTGATTCCTGCGCCTCCTGTCGAGCACTCCTGGCGGAGGCCGCGCGTTCGCGGGACGAGGAGGCAAGCCCGCCGTCTTCGACACCCGCGACGCCCACCTCCGCGCGCTCGTGGATCGAGCGCGGAGCGCTGCTCGGGCGCTACGTGGTGCTCGAGCGCATCGGCGCCGGGGGCATGGGCGTCGTCCACGCGGCGTATGACCCGGAGCTGGACCGGCGCGTCGCGCTCAAGCTGATTCGCATCGACTCCAGCAGCTCCGCCCACCTCGAGCGCGCCCAGGCGCGGCTGTTGCGCGAGGCCCAGGCCACCGCCCGCGTCATCCACCCGCACGTCATCACCATCCACGACGTGGGCCGCTTCGGTGAGCACGTCTTCCTGGCCATGGAGCTGGTGGACGGCACCACGCTGCGCGCGCACATCCGCTCGAGCAAGGGACCGAGGGACTGGCGCGAGACGCTGGGCCTGTTCATCCAGGCCGGACGCGGGCTCGCGGCGGCGCACGCGCAGGGGCTGGTGCACCGGGACTTCAAGCCCGACAACGCGCTCGTCGGCAAGGACGGGCGCGTGCGCATCACCGACTTCGGGCTGGCGCGCATCGTCGAGGGCGTCGAGGACACACCCACGCCCACCCCGGGCACCACCGCCGCCCCGCTGCGCAGCGAGTGGCACACCCGCTCGGACATGGTGCTGGGAACGCCGGCCTACATGGCGCC contains:
- a CDS encoding LysR substrate-binding domain-containing protein, whose amino-acid sequence is MELRHLRYFTAVADTLHFGRAARRVHVSQPTLSQQIRQLEEELETPLFERSRAGVRLTQAGELFRSYASRALEDVDAGRMAVGALRGLATGALRVGYPPSMRGLVVPALAAVLRRHPGLALSAEELVVRRMERRLTDGKLDVGLGYAPARAPDLDTEPVFDSRLALVVARGHVLAGAETVGVKQLTNEPFALLSPGLRVRSRVDAYFATLKLSPRIALESNAVGTVLAIVRAGLAVTVLPEPRLADVERLVVKRLSPAPRSELAALLWRKGAPRAPAAELFAAEVRARAKESGS
- a CDS encoding VOC family protein, coding for MRISMNSVFVDDQAKAQKFYTEKLGFVTKVDVPAGGARWLTVVSPDDPNGTELLLEPNGHPAATAYQKAIFADGIPATAFTSTNIHEEYERLKARGVVFTKEPTQFGPAIIATFEDTCGNLIQMLQVVGQP
- a CDS encoding AgmX/PglI C-terminal domain-containing protein; the protein is MPRTAALLLLLSTLACHHSPDHSRPPRGQDRLTRLLEGPLDADSIRAVIQENREEIRQCYWWVWGTRPLRYGKTTIRFVIAADGYVSEAKVEKTTLYESEMEDCIVGQVRTWRFPKPSTKLGKVVVSYPFIFKQPS
- a CDS encoding phytanoyl-CoA dioxygenase family protein is translated as MQQFIEQGFVRLDDAFPKEVAAEARAILWKDTGCSPDDPSSWTRPVVRLGEYTQDVFRTAANTPRLKAAYDQLVGVERWWPRMSLGSFPVRFPSAENPGDDGWHVDVSFPPPGGTDSFFEWRSNVSTQGRALLMLFLFSDVGENDAPTRIRIGSHHDVARMLAPAGDAGLSFMELAQRMDATASRPEALATGDAGTVYLCHPFIAHAAQPHRGTRPRFMAQPPLFPRKPFNLEQDDCPLVVAIRQALATTKA
- a CDS encoding sigma-70 family RNA polymerase sigma factor produces the protein MSGSEHEEDMAFARACARQDASALTEFESRFIPSLRKALLHRGLEATVADEALQLLRVKLFLPSGERAPRIADYEGQGSLLAWLRVAALRTALNLMRERKISLDLDDSKLAETSVPDVDMDRRFIQERYREDFAVAFQDALGALEPRGRTLLRLHLVEGMGTAQIARAYQVDRSTVKRWLAQFRERLRQDVRDRLAARLGENSEGLTSLLRVLQSQLDLSIRSVMRDATPS